A stretch of Desulfitobacterium dichloroeliminans LMG P-21439 DNA encodes these proteins:
- a CDS encoding ABC transporter permease has protein sequence MLNKMKKHRFLFEELVKRDFKKKYKRTVLGMLWSMLAPLLTLLAMAMVFTQFFGNSTPHFIIYMFAGNLIFSYYREATNGGMNALVSNSTIFSKVNVPKYMFLLSKNISSLINFGLTLVIFFLFVAIEGIPFTWKFLMLIYPIVCLLVFNIGLGLILSALYIIFKDVQYLYDVFTTLLMYFSAIFYTVNAYAPDIQSLFYLNPIYVYITYFRKIVIENTIPTYSFHLLAAFYSLMVLFIGGIIYKKYNYKFLYYV, from the coding sequence ATGTTAAATAAAATGAAGAAACATAGGTTTCTATTTGAGGAACTCGTAAAGAGGGACTTTAAAAAGAAGTACAAGAGAACAGTTTTGGGAATGCTGTGGAGTATGCTTGCTCCACTACTAACGCTACTCGCGATGGCCATGGTATTTACCCAATTTTTTGGGAATAGTACTCCGCACTTTATTATCTACATGTTTGCAGGAAACTTGATATTCTCTTATTATCGTGAGGCAACTAATGGGGGAATGAATGCTCTTGTCTCCAATTCTACAATTTTTTCTAAAGTAAATGTTCCTAAGTATATGTTTTTGCTTTCAAAAAATATATCATCTCTAATCAATTTTGGTCTAACTCTGGTTATTTTCTTTCTTTTTGTAGCTATTGAGGGAATACCGTTTACCTGGAAGTTTCTGATGCTAATCTATCCTATTGTTTGTTTACTCGTTTTCAATATAGGGCTTGGCCTAATTTTATCAGCACTTTATATTATTTTTAAGGATGTTCAGTATTTATATGATGTATTTACGACTCTACTAATGTATTTTTCTGCAATCTTTTATACAGTTAATGCCTATGCACCTGATATCCAGTCTTTGTTTTATTTAAATCCTATTTATGTTTATATTACTTATTTCAGAAAGATTGTTATAGAGAATACAATCCCGACATATAGTTTTCATTTGCTTGCTGCTTTTTACTCGCTCATGGTGCTATTTATCGGTGGTATTATTTATAAGAAATATAATTACAAATTTCTTTATTATGTTTAA
- the glf gene encoding UDP-galactopyranose mutase — protein sequence MKYDYLVVGAGLFGSVFVNEAKKRGKNCLVIDKRNHIGGNIYCESIDGINVHKYGAHIFHTNNEVVWQYINKFAKFNNYINSPIASYKNELYNLPFNMNTFSKMWNIKTPSQAKAIIEEQIRELSITEPSNLEEQALSLVGRDVYEKLVKGYTEKQWGRACTELPAFIIKRLPLRFTYDNNYFDDRYQGIPIGGYTPIVEKMLSGVEVRLNTDYFDFIEFEKDCASKTIFTGMIDSFFGYKLGYLEYRSLNFEHKRLECDNYQGNAVVNYTEREVPYTRIIEHKHFEFGKQPTTVISTEYPSEWKPGDDPYYPVNNNKNDALYAKYTRLAEAESNVIFGGRLGSYKYYDMDKVINSALEAIALEFGDYTV from the coding sequence ATGAAATACGATTATCTTGTAGTAGGCGCAGGTCTGTTTGGTTCCGTCTTCGTTAATGAGGCAAAGAAGCGCGGTAAAAATTGCCTAGTCATTGATAAACGTAACCACATTGGTGGTAACATATATTGTGAATCTATTGATGGAATCAATGTACACAAATACGGTGCGCACATTTTCCATACCAATAATGAAGTGGTCTGGCAGTACATCAATAAGTTTGCGAAGTTTAATAATTACATCAATTCTCCTATTGCTTCATATAAAAACGAATTATATAATTTACCATTCAATATGAATACCTTCAGCAAAATGTGGAATATCAAAACACCGTCTCAGGCAAAGGCAATAATTGAAGAGCAAATCCGAGAGCTAAGTATCACAGAGCCTTCAAATTTAGAGGAACAGGCCCTTTCACTGGTTGGTAGGGATGTTTACGAAAAATTGGTAAAGGGATATACCGAAAAGCAATGGGGTCGTGCATGCACAGAGCTTCCTGCTTTTATTATCAAAAGACTTCCCCTGCGTTTTACTTATGACAATAATTATTTTGATGACCGCTATCAAGGAATCCCTATCGGCGGTTATACCCCTATTGTCGAAAAGATGCTCTCCGGGGTTGAGGTGAGACTGAATACGGATTACTTTGATTTTATTGAGTTTGAAAAAGACTGTGCCTCTAAAACCATTTTCACGGGTATGATTGATTCTTTTTTTGGCTATAAGCTAGGATACCTAGAATATCGTTCTTTAAATTTCGAACATAAACGGTTAGAATGCGATAATTATCAGGGTAATGCTGTTGTCAATTATACAGAGCGTGAGGTGCCATACACTAGAATTATTGAGCATAAGCATTTTGAATTTGGAAAACAACCTACAACTGTGATTTCTACAGAGTACCCTTCTGAATGGAAACCTGGTGATGATCCGTATTATCCGGTTAACAATAATAAAAATGATGCGCTGTATGCTAAGTACACAAGACTTGCTGAAGCCGAAAGCAATGTTATCTTTGGGGGCAGGCTTGGAAGCTATAAGTATTATGATATGGATAAGGTGATAAACTCAGCGCTTGAGGCCATTGCTCTCGAGTTTGGCGATTATACTGTATAG
- a CDS encoding glycosyltransferase family 2 protein, with protein MELFRFIFPKSGICNEEELYFRTVPSSGYDNSVTYNEQSQEIKLKKGALISFDTYFNCFSYSKYLKYTWVDCVGISLRITGKFLVRLFAARHESESLNEVLQEHRIESSEISEFKFTHNFTSDRSEGIYYIELTALSDEAVFFGGHYFIDETAHKVNPVKVAFIICTYKREKFVYRNIRTANDYIFSNPRSPVRNNLNFFIVDNGHTIDAAQVESEHVKVFENKNYGGSGGFTRGIIEAYKRSDEYTHVLLMDDDILFEGEVLARTITFLKVLRAERLDICIGASMIREDLPYLQHEAGAFWKGMRVKSIKPNFDLRVREKLVFNEHEEFVNYSGWWYMCIPLSLIDDNNFPLPLFIKMDDMEYGIRLSNKILLVNGIGIWHEYFDFKYRAYLQYYNKRNGTILTAIHFPQFGALAHIVKLLLAMGKQLLKRNYSALNFLLRAYNDFLKGIDFLLQTDEESLNIELIQRSKESLHDGSLIYFPIMLISYGLQFIKMSVKLLHGYRKAAETYRKRMEEATSLDFWCRHLDIEKE; from the coding sequence ATGGAATTATTCCGTTTTATATTCCCAAAATCAGGTATCTGTAACGAGGAGGAACTGTACTTTAGAACGGTTCCATCTTCAGGTTATGATAATAGTGTCACCTACAATGAACAGTCGCAGGAAATAAAACTCAAGAAAGGTGCATTAATTTCCTTTGATACCTACTTTAATTGCTTTTCTTATTCAAAATATTTGAAGTATACATGGGTAGATTGTGTCGGAATCTCTTTAAGGATCACGGGAAAGTTTTTAGTAAGATTGTTTGCGGCCAGACATGAATCAGAGAGTCTAAACGAGGTTTTGCAGGAGCATCGGATAGAGTCCTCTGAAATTAGTGAGTTTAAATTCACACACAACTTTACGTCTGATAGATCCGAAGGGATTTACTATATAGAGTTGACAGCCCTATCCGATGAAGCTGTTTTTTTTGGTGGACATTACTTTATTGATGAAACTGCTCATAAGGTCAATCCAGTCAAAGTTGCTTTTATTATCTGCACCTACAAACGCGAGAAGTTTGTTTATCGTAACATTAGAACTGCAAACGACTATATATTTAGTAATCCGCGTTCACCTGTTAGAAATAATTTAAACTTTTTTATTGTTGATAACGGACATACGATTGATGCAGCACAGGTTGAAAGTGAACATGTAAAAGTATTTGAAAACAAGAACTATGGTGGAAGTGGTGGATTTACTCGCGGCATTATTGAAGCATACAAGCGGAGTGATGAATATACCCATGTGTTGTTGATGGATGATGATATATTGTTCGAGGGTGAGGTACTAGCAAGGACAATAACTTTTCTAAAAGTGTTAAGAGCTGAGCGCCTTGACATTTGTATTGGTGCAAGTATGATAAGAGAGGATTTGCCATATCTGCAGCATGAAGCAGGTGCTTTTTGGAAAGGGATGCGTGTTAAAAGTATAAAACCTAACTTTGATTTACGTGTAAGAGAAAAGTTAGTATTCAATGAACATGAGGAATTCGTAAATTATAGTGGCTGGTGGTATATGTGCATTCCGCTTAGCCTAATTGATGATAATAATTTTCCTCTCCCACTATTTATTAAAATGGATGACATGGAATATGGAATCCGGCTTTCTAATAAAATTCTTCTCGTGAATGGAATAGGGATATGGCATGAATATTTTGACTTCAAGTACAGGGCGTATTTGCAGTATTACAATAAACGGAACGGAACTATTCTGACTGCTATCCACTTTCCGCAATTCGGAGCGCTTGCCCATATTGTTAAGTTGTTATTAGCTATGGGAAAGCAGCTTTTGAAAAGAAACTACTCTGCACTTAACTTTTTGTTGCGAGCCTATAATGATTTTCTTAAAGGCATTGATTTTCTACTTCAAACGGACGAAGAGTCTCTAAACATAGAATTGATACAGCGAAGTAAGGAGTCATTACATGATGGCTCGTTGATATATTTCCCAATTATGCTAATAAGTTACGGTTTACAATTTATTAAAATGTCAGTTAAGCTGTTACATGGGTATCGGAAAGCTGCTGAAACTTATCGAAAACGGATGGAGGAGGCTACATCACTTGATTTTTGGTGCCGTCACTTAGATATTGAAAAGGAATAA
- a CDS encoding DUF4422 domain-containing protein, with protein MGKNIIKIYVSCHKDYYVPIHPLLYPIQVGAALSPRRLEGMLYDDTGDSISLKNKSYCELTAQYWVWKNDKADYVGFFHYRRYLCFDERYLVDLNTQSSHKPVIPYKIFDEPTPETLDALKFNVEGLSRLISRYEVIAPIAEEMYVSIYNHYKDTAFNFIEDLDLILSIISEKFPNFTESANEYMNNTKHYFCNMFIMKKEIFNSYCAWLFSILTEFDRIADYSKYSGKASRVDGFLGERLFGIYYTWLKKQPHVCYAELPRAHFEAFQGETDNFSQMKRIYTLLPPGTRRRALVKKLLNGVRGS; from the coding sequence GTGGGAAAAAATATAATAAAAATTTATGTATCCTGCCACAAGGATTACTATGTACCCATACATCCTCTGCTTTACCCAATTCAGGTTGGTGCTGCTCTGAGCCCAAGAAGGCTAGAGGGGATGCTTTATGACGATACGGGTGATTCAATTTCATTAAAAAACAAATCATACTGTGAGCTTACAGCTCAGTATTGGGTATGGAAAAACGATAAGGCCGATTACGTTGGCTTTTTCCATTACAGGCGCTATCTTTGTTTTGACGAACGTTATTTAGTGGATTTAAACACGCAGTCATCTCACAAGCCGGTGATACCATACAAAATATTTGACGAACCAACTCCAGAGACGTTGGACGCTCTTAAGTTTAATGTTGAAGGTTTGAGCAGACTTATCTCTCGCTATGAAGTTATTGCACCAATTGCGGAGGAGATGTATGTTTCCATCTACAATCACTACAAAGATACAGCGTTTAATTTTATTGAGGATTTAGATTTGATTCTAAGCATTATCTCAGAGAAATTTCCCAACTTTACAGAGTCAGCAAATGAATACATGAATAATACCAAGCATTATTTCTGCAATATGTTCATTATGAAAAAGGAGATTTTCAATAGCTACTGTGCTTGGCTGTTCAGTATCCTGACTGAATTTGACCGCATTGCAGATTATTCAAAATATAGCGGAAAGGCCTCTCGAGTAGATGGATTTTTAGGAGAGAGGCTTTTTGGAATCTATTACACGTGGCTGAAAAAACAGCCGCACGTGTGTTATGCCGAATTGCCGCGCGCCCATTTTGAAGCATTCCAAGGGGAAACAGATAATTTTTCGCAAATGAAGCGTATTTACACTCTGTTACCTCCTGGCACACGGCGACGCGCTTTAGTCAAGAAGTTATTGAATGGTGTGAGAGGATCATAG
- the tnpB gene encoding IS66 family insertion sequence element accessory protein TnpB (TnpB, as the term is used for proteins encoded by IS66 family insertion elements, is considered an accessory protein, since TnpC, encoded by a neighboring gene, is a DDE family transposase.), which yields MFGDLSKAEKIYIACGYTDMRKSIDGLAALVQQNLQLNPFQNSLFLFCGRRHDRLKALYWEGDGFVLLYKRLEKSKFQWPRNAEAVRGITRQEFRWLMEGLSIDQPKAVKKWDSTGCFSV from the coding sequence ATGTTCGGTGATCTCTCTAAGGCCGAGAAAATTTACATCGCCTGCGGGTATACTGACATGCGTAAGTCCATCGACGGACTGGCAGCGCTGGTCCAGCAAAACCTTCAGCTTAACCCATTTCAAAACAGTTTGTTTCTCTTTTGTGGCCGTCGGCATGATCGACTGAAAGCACTCTATTGGGAAGGCGATGGCTTTGTTCTTCTGTATAAGCGACTGGAAAAGAGCAAATTTCAATGGCCCAGGAATGCTGAAGCGGTTCGCGGGATTACCCGCCAGGAATTCCGCTGGCTTATGGAAGGGCTGTCCATTGATCAACCCAAGGCCGTGAAAAAGTGGGATTCCACAGGCTGTT
- the tnpA gene encoding IS66 family insertion sequence element accessory protein TnpA has protein sequence MDTQKVTQNYRLNKWTQLIRECRSSGQTVTAWCAEHNIHPSSYFYWLKRVRTAACEALPALQTETNSIVPISFSLPQVNPTATDSLTPAIVVRLDSVSLEIHNTASLDLIENTLRALQHVR, from the coding sequence GTGGATACCCAGAAAGTCACTCAAAACTATCGATTGAACAAATGGACTCAACTTATTCGTGAATGCCGCAGCAGCGGACAAACAGTCACTGCCTGGTGTGCTGAACATAATATTCATCCGAGTAGTTATTTTTATTGGTTGAAACGAGTCCGCACTGCCGCCTGTGAAGCTCTTCCAGCACTTCAGACCGAAACCAATTCTATCGTACCTATATCCTTTTCACTTCCCCAGGTCAATCCTACGGCGACAGATTCATTGACACCAGCGATCGTGGTTCGCTTAGATTCCGTAAGTCTAGAAATTCATAACACTGCCTCGTTGGACTTAATCGAAAATACTCTGAGGGCACTGCAACATGTTCGGTGA
- a CDS encoding ABC transporter ATP-binding protein: MVIDLKNVSVRYIMGDFKDIGIKEYLIRRLRGKYEIKEFWAVNNVSFSLNKGDLCGIIGGNGAGKSTLLKVITGIMVPTKGSANVNGSIAALLELGSGFDGDLTVKENTYLRGAMLGYTRVFMNDMYDQIIAFAELEEFQDRPFKQLSSGMKSRLAFSIACLVNPEILILDEVLSVGDGAFRKKSETKMMDILNSGVTTLLVSHSLDQIRRMCNKVLWLDKGKQIAFGETKEICDRYEEFLAEKR, translated from the coding sequence ATGGTTATTGATTTAAAGAACGTTTCGGTTAGATACATTATGGGAGACTTTAAAGATATAGGGATCAAAGAGTATCTTATTAGACGGTTGCGAGGGAAATATGAGATAAAAGAATTTTGGGCAGTTAACAATGTATCTTTCTCGCTTAATAAGGGAGATTTATGTGGAATCATTGGTGGCAATGGAGCGGGAAAATCTACGTTACTGAAGGTGATTACTGGTATTATGGTACCGACAAAAGGCTCTGCCAATGTTAATGGGAGTATTGCTGCGTTGCTTGAATTAGGTTCTGGCTTTGATGGCGATTTAACAGTAAAGGAAAATACCTATTTGCGTGGAGCTATGTTGGGATACACAAGGGTGTTTATGAACGATATGTATGATCAAATTATAGCTTTCGCTGAACTCGAAGAGTTTCAGGACAGACCGTTTAAACAATTGTCGTCCGGAATGAAATCAAGACTTGCTTTTTCCATTGCTTGTTTAGTTAATCCAGAGATTCTAATTTTGGATGAAGTTCTGTCTGTCGGAGATGGTGCCTTTCGCAAGAAGAGCGAAACTAAAATGATGGATATACTTAACAGTGGTGTAACAACCCTATTGGTATCGCATTCGCTAGACCAAATTAGAAGAATGTGTAATAAGGTGCTTTGGTTAGATAAAGGAAAACAAATTGCCTTCGGTGAAACAAAAGAAATCTGTGATAGATATGAAGAGTTTTTGGCTGAGAAAAGGTAA